A region of Saccharococcus thermophilus DNA encodes the following proteins:
- a CDS encoding pro-sigmaK processing inhibitor BofA family protein has protein sequence MEPKVVVLLLLSMIAVLLLVGARLKAVRFIGYGAIRLIIGALALFVINVIGGNFHIHIPINFVTSFICGFLGVPGAAALIIIDKYIVM, from the coding sequence ATGGAACCAAAAGTAGTCGTTCTTCTATTATTATCGATGATTGCGGTTTTGTTATTAGTAGGCGCACGATTAAAAGCGGTTCGGTTTATAGGATATGGAGCGATCAGACTGATCATTGGCGCGTTGGCGTTATTTGTGATTAATGTAATCGGGGGGAACTTTCATATTCATATACCGATCAATTTCGTAACGTCGTTCATATGCGGTTTTCTAGGAGTGCCGGGAGCCGCGGCATTAATCATTATCGATAAGTATATTGTAATGTAG